In Papaver somniferum cultivar HN1 chromosome 1, ASM357369v1, whole genome shotgun sequence, a genomic segment contains:
- the LOC113331485 gene encoding uncharacterized protein LOC113331485 isoform X1, translating into MEQKILLKVLILLLGFFYALSLVTGTPLSRSLKLDDEAYSSTNQDSVMQQGFMEETGNYEQVILKGEEEGFLIHGRMVAERADYPGAVANKNHDPKPPRT; encoded by the exons ATGGAGCAAAAGATTTTGCTTAAAGTTCTAATACTCCTTCTGGGGTTCTTTTATGCCTTGTCTTTGGTTACGGGGACTCCTCTATCCA GGAGCCTTAAGTTAGATGACGAAGCTTATTCATCAACCAACCAAGATTCGGTGATGCAG CAGGGTTTCATGGAAGAAACAGGCAACTATGAACAAGTCATTTTAAAAGGTGAGGAAGAAGGTTTCTTGATCCATGGCAGGATGGTTGCGGAGAGGGCAGACTACCCAGGAGCAGTAGCAAACAAAAACCATGACCCAAAGCCTCCAAGAACCTGA
- the LOC113331485 gene encoding uncharacterized protein LOC113331485 isoform X2 produces MEQKILLKVLILLLGFFYALSLVTGTPLSRSLKLDDEAYSSTNQDSVMQGFMEETGNYEQVILKGEEEGFLIHGRMVAERADYPGAVANKNHDPKPPRT; encoded by the exons ATGGAGCAAAAGATTTTGCTTAAAGTTCTAATACTCCTTCTGGGGTTCTTTTATGCCTTGTCTTTGGTTACGGGGACTCCTCTATCCA GGAGCCTTAAGTTAGATGACGAAGCTTATTCATCAACCAACCAAGATTCGGTGATGCAG GGTTTCATGGAAGAAACAGGCAACTATGAACAAGTCATTTTAAAAGGTGAGGAAGAAGGTTTCTTGATCCATGGCAGGATGGTTGCGGAGAGGGCAGACTACCCAGGAGCAGTAGCAAACAAAAACCATGACCCAAAGCCTCCAAGAACCTGA
- the LOC113347927 gene encoding uncharacterized protein LOC113347927 has protein sequence MKELWFLRNECIFGNVKCDLNVTKKKIKQLLLDNELRLTANMWNKQYGLQVLKIFGLKIRGVKSMNIKEVFFQLPEQGKLLLCCDGSSRGNPGGLGVSTNYYAEIFAVLIAGEWALIHGFNKLVFKTDSKVFISDFQGNTLPWFAITRWERICEASISWEFTHSYREVNFSADTMAKRGSVLCRGEQSIYGQKPDFLGCLEDPNQVYFTFF, from the exons ATGAAGGAGCTCTGGTTTCTGAGGAATGAATGTATTTTTGGGAATGTTAAATGTGATCTGAATGTcaccaagaagaaaatcaagCAATTACTATTAGATAATGAGCTCAGATTGACTGCAAATATGTGGAACAAACAATATGGTTTACAGGTACTCAAAATTTTTGGTCTGAAGATAAGGGGAGTGAAGAGTATGAACATAAAAGAAGTGTTTTTCCAACTACCTGAACAGGGGAAATTGCTACTTTGTTGTGATGGATCTTCTAGAGGAAATCCAG GTGGACTAGGTGTTTCTACAAATTATTATGCTgagatttttgcagtattaatagcAGGGGAGTGGGCACTTATTCATGGATTCAATAAACTTGTATTTAAAACAGACTCAAAAGTTTTCATTAGTGATTTTCAGGGAAATACACTTCCATGGTTTGCTATTACCAGGTGGGAAAGGATTTGTGAAGCATCCATTTCTTGGGAGTTCACTCATAGTTACAGAGAAGTCAATTTCTCTGCAGATACAATGGCAAAAAGAGGTTCAGTGTTATGCAGAGGTGAACAGAGTATATATGGACAAAAACCTGACTTTCTAGGTTGTTTAGAAGATCCAAATCAAGTGTACTTTACATTTTTCTAA